One window of the Trifolium pratense cultivar HEN17-A07 linkage group LG2, ARS_RC_1.1, whole genome shotgun sequence genome contains the following:
- the LOC123905453 gene encoding uncharacterized protein LOC123905453 isoform X1, producing the protein MDNPFNRTYEKPCGESRMKIRSVFDGVELRTEFQKIGIDSKFVPIIWKHLFLTLRSSNDWDDDDEWEKHIPFLPSSAYSFLRSNFKTPLSSTLHSVFHSSDNLTSKLLIKLQNGSFVEAVIMRYDTRLGKYAGKPRPGGLRATLCISSQVGCKMGCKFCATGSMGFKSNLSSGEIVEQLVHASTFAQIRNVVFMGMGEPLNNYSAVVESIRIMTGSPFQLSLKRITVSTVGIIHAINKLHNDVPGLNLAVSLHAPAQDIRCQIMPAARAFPLEKLMDSLQEYKRKSLQKILIEYIMLDGVNDEEQHAHLLGKLLETFEVQVVNLIPFNSIGTLSQFKSTSEQKVSNFQKILRGTYNIRTKVRKQMGEDISGACGQLGDLCRYVIANDEFENSGSESENSENSEPESENSEPESENSSETLSENENFAEIICDTYFAPNKAKDTHLVQTDFLDVILTLLWFASPSDERPNHSFQRMLRCLRYLPVDYLADEAMDQLTEEDLDLILVSISGIEDSTIELKANAMKFYQRAKLRVKQQDPYYPNAHDPSLMTEMLEKIICRLDDYYSHQKEKRKLNLTKERDELAAAVKKLSHDFAKVNVEVEVERPGQLKASGMKEIDFKKQAEVETIDTRTCDQAVPKAYTEMDDDESGYTTHHSYSGSSDVGKTIDEEGQTHNIAGILFFRQARSCLSYEQYSAFLATIKKFVAKKQTRELSLYTSDILEDMSIMLQNLLLLKNENVYPTEENLKAIWKGSDTTFSETLRLGQLFGKVCKGRGLQQRKTVYRLSLHPLWYCVDPSIGNVQNLSKALLQGLSFALLNNEKLIKEIEKSTSEYSCAACLRDHCIFLKDYTIGDCLVLRRLLVEDLKWLELYYDLSLVHFINKATIQSYVFDHQVF; encoded by the exons ATGGATAACCCTTTCAATCGCACCTATGAGAAACCCTGTGGTGAAAGCAGAATGAAAATCCGATCAGTATTCGACGGCGTTGAGTTGAGAACTGAATTCCAAAAAATTGGCATCGATTCAAAGTTCGTACCAATCATATGGAAGCATCTCTTTCTAACTCTCCGAAGTTCTAACGAttgggatgatgatgatgaatgggAGAAACACATTCCTTTTTTGCCATCTTCAGCCTATTCATTCCTCCGTTCCAACTTCAAAACCCCTCTCTCTTCTACTCTCCACTCCGTTTTCCACTCTTCCGATAACCTCACTTCCAAGCTCCTCATCAAACTCCAG AATGGTTCTTTTGTGGAAGCTGTCATTATGAGATATGATACTCGTTTGGGTAAATACGCCGGTAAACCCCGTCCCGGTGGTCTCAGAGCTACTTTGTGTATTTCTTCTCAG GTTGGATGCAAAATGGGTTGCAAATTCTGTGCAACTGGAAGTATGGGATTCAAAAGTAATTTATCCTCCGGAGAAATTGTCGAACAATTGGTTCATGCATCTACTTTTGCACAAATCCGTAATGTTGTCTTCATG GGAATGGGAGAGCCTCTCAACAACTACTCTGCTGTCGTAGAATCTATTCGTATCATGACTGGGTCGCCATTTCAATTGTCATTAAAAAGGATTACTGTCTCAACG GTTGGCATCATTCATGCTATCAACAAGCTTCATAATGATGTGCCTGGTTTGAATTTGGCTGTCTCACTACATGCACCGGCCCAAGACATCCGTTGCCAGATAATGCCTGCTGCCCGTGCTTTCCCTTTGGAAAAACTTATGGATTCATTGCAAGAATATAAAAGGAAAAG TCTGcagaaaatattaattgaatacATAATGCTTGATGGTGTGAATGATGAAGAGCAGCATGCCCACCTATTAGGAAAACTGCTGGAGACATTTGAAGTG CAGGTAGTGAACTTAATACCTTTCAACTCTATTGGTACATTGAGTCAATTCAAATCTACTAGTGAGCAGAAAGTGTCTAATTTTCAGAAAATTTTACGGGGTACCTATAATATACGAACAAAAGTCCGGAAGCAAATGGGTGAGGACATAAGTGGTGCGTGCGGACAATTGGGTGACCTTTGCAGATACGTGATTGCAAACGATGAATTCGAGAATTCCGGATCTGAATCCGAGAATTCCGAGAATTCCGAACCTGAATCCGAGAATTCAGAACCTGAATCCGAAAATTCCTCTGAAACCTTATCTGAGAACGAGAATTTCGCTGAAATCATATGTGATACATACTTCGCACCCAACAAAGCTAAGGATACACATCTAGTGCAGACCGATTTTCTTGATGTTATTTTGACTTTGCTTTGGTTTGCTTCACCTTCCGATGAACGCCCGAATCATTCCTTTCAAAGGATGCTTCGGTGTCTACGTTATTTGCCTGTTGATTATCTTGCTGATGAAGCAATGGATCAGCTTACTGAGGAGGATTTAGACCTCATCCTTGTTTCGATTTCGGGAATTGAAGATTCCACCATTGAGCTTAAGGCAAATGCGATGAAATTCTATCAGCGTGCTAAGTTGAGGGTTAAGCAACAAGACCCTTATTACCCCAATGCTCATG ATCCTTCTTTGATGACGGAGATGTTGGAGAAGATTATTTGTAGATTGGATGATTATTATTCTCACCAGAAGGAGAAGCGCAAG TTAAACCTTACAAAGGAGAGGGATGAATTGGCAGCAGCAGTGAAGAAGCTGAGTCATGACTTTGCAAAGGTGAAT GTTGAAGTGGAAGTTGAGAGACCTGGCCAGCTTAAAGCAAGCGGGATGAAGGAAATTGATTTCAAGAAGCAAGCAGAAGTAGAAACCATAGATACTAGAACCTGTGACCAAGCCGTTCCAAAGGCATACACTGAGATGG atgatgatgaaagtgGCTATACAACACATCATTCATACAGTGGCTCTTCAGATGTTGGTAAAACAATTGATGAAGAAG GTCAAACACACAATATTGCTGGAATTCTGTTTTTTCGTCAAGCCAG GAGTTGCCTTTCATATGAGCAATACAGTGCATTTCTTGCTACCATAAAGAAATTCGTTGCTAAGAAACAAACAAGAGAG CTATCTCTGTACACAAGTGATATTCTTGAAGATATGAGCATTATGTTGCAAAACCTCCTTCTACTTAAAAACGAAAACGTATATCCGACAGAAGAAAATCTTAAAGCAATTTGGAAAGGGTCAGACACGACGTTTTCGGAAACCTTACGCTTGGGGCAATTATTTGGTAAAGTTTGCAAAGGTCGTGGACTTCAACAAAGGAAAACTGTTTATCGTCTATCTTTGCATCCACTATGGTACTGTGTGGATCCTAGTATCGGTAATGTTCAGAATCTCTCCAAAGCCTTATTACAAGGCTTATCTTTTGCCCTTCTGAACAACGAAAAGCTGATAAAAGAGATTGAGAAGTCTACATCCGA ATACTCTTGTGCTGCTTGTTTACGTGATCACTGCATCTTTCTTAAAGACTATACTATTGGCGATTGCTTAGTTTTACGACGCCTTTTAGTGGAAGATTTGAAATGGTTGGAGCTATATTATGATCTTAGCTTGGTGCATTTTATTAATAAGGCTACTATTCAAAGCTATGTGTTTGACCACCAGGTATTTTAA
- the LOC123905453 gene encoding uncharacterized protein LOC123905453 isoform X2, which yields MDNPFNRTYEKPCGESRMKIRSVFDGVELRTEFQKIGIDSKFVPIIWKHLFLTLRSSNDWDDDDEWEKHIPFLPSSAYSFLRSNFKTPLSSTLHSVFHSSDNLTSKLLIKLQNGSFVEAVIMRYDTRLGKYAGKPRPGGLRATLCISSQVGCKMGCKFCATGSMGFKSNLSSGEIVEQLVHASTFAQIRNVVFMGMGEPLNNYSAVVESIRIMTGSPFQLSLKRITVSTVGIIHAINKLHNDVPGLNLAVSLHAPAQDIRCQIMPAARAFPLEKLMDSLQEYKRKSLQKILIEYIMLDGVNDEEQHAHLLGKLLETFEVQVVNLIPFNSIGTLSQFKSTSEQKVSNFQKILRGTYNIRTKVRKQMGEDISGACGQLGDLCRYVIANDEFENSGSESENSENSEPESENSEPESENSSETLSENENFAEIICDTYFAPNKAKDTHLVQTDFLDVILTLLWFASPSDERPNHSFQRMLRCLRYLPVDYLADEAMDQLTEEDLDLILVSISGIEDSTIELKANAMKFYQRAKLRVKQQDPYYPNAHDPSLMTEMLEKIICRLDDYYSHQKEKRKLNLTKERDELAAAVKKLSHDFAKVEVEVERPGQLKASGMKEIDFKKQAEVETIDTRTCDQAVPKAYTEMDDDESGYTTHHSYSGSSDVGKTIDEEGQTHNIAGILFFRQARSCLSYEQYSAFLATIKKFVAKKQTRELSLYTSDILEDMSIMLQNLLLLKNENVYPTEENLKAIWKGSDTTFSETLRLGQLFGKVCKGRGLQQRKTVYRLSLHPLWYCVDPSIGNVQNLSKALLQGLSFALLNNEKLIKEIEKSTSEYSCAACLRDHCIFLKDYTIGDCLVLRRLLVEDLKWLELYYDLSLVHFINKATIQSYVFDHQVF from the exons ATGGATAACCCTTTCAATCGCACCTATGAGAAACCCTGTGGTGAAAGCAGAATGAAAATCCGATCAGTATTCGACGGCGTTGAGTTGAGAACTGAATTCCAAAAAATTGGCATCGATTCAAAGTTCGTACCAATCATATGGAAGCATCTCTTTCTAACTCTCCGAAGTTCTAACGAttgggatgatgatgatgaatgggAGAAACACATTCCTTTTTTGCCATCTTCAGCCTATTCATTCCTCCGTTCCAACTTCAAAACCCCTCTCTCTTCTACTCTCCACTCCGTTTTCCACTCTTCCGATAACCTCACTTCCAAGCTCCTCATCAAACTCCAG AATGGTTCTTTTGTGGAAGCTGTCATTATGAGATATGATACTCGTTTGGGTAAATACGCCGGTAAACCCCGTCCCGGTGGTCTCAGAGCTACTTTGTGTATTTCTTCTCAG GTTGGATGCAAAATGGGTTGCAAATTCTGTGCAACTGGAAGTATGGGATTCAAAAGTAATTTATCCTCCGGAGAAATTGTCGAACAATTGGTTCATGCATCTACTTTTGCACAAATCCGTAATGTTGTCTTCATG GGAATGGGAGAGCCTCTCAACAACTACTCTGCTGTCGTAGAATCTATTCGTATCATGACTGGGTCGCCATTTCAATTGTCATTAAAAAGGATTACTGTCTCAACG GTTGGCATCATTCATGCTATCAACAAGCTTCATAATGATGTGCCTGGTTTGAATTTGGCTGTCTCACTACATGCACCGGCCCAAGACATCCGTTGCCAGATAATGCCTGCTGCCCGTGCTTTCCCTTTGGAAAAACTTATGGATTCATTGCAAGAATATAAAAGGAAAAG TCTGcagaaaatattaattgaatacATAATGCTTGATGGTGTGAATGATGAAGAGCAGCATGCCCACCTATTAGGAAAACTGCTGGAGACATTTGAAGTG CAGGTAGTGAACTTAATACCTTTCAACTCTATTGGTACATTGAGTCAATTCAAATCTACTAGTGAGCAGAAAGTGTCTAATTTTCAGAAAATTTTACGGGGTACCTATAATATACGAACAAAAGTCCGGAAGCAAATGGGTGAGGACATAAGTGGTGCGTGCGGACAATTGGGTGACCTTTGCAGATACGTGATTGCAAACGATGAATTCGAGAATTCCGGATCTGAATCCGAGAATTCCGAGAATTCCGAACCTGAATCCGAGAATTCAGAACCTGAATCCGAAAATTCCTCTGAAACCTTATCTGAGAACGAGAATTTCGCTGAAATCATATGTGATACATACTTCGCACCCAACAAAGCTAAGGATACACATCTAGTGCAGACCGATTTTCTTGATGTTATTTTGACTTTGCTTTGGTTTGCTTCACCTTCCGATGAACGCCCGAATCATTCCTTTCAAAGGATGCTTCGGTGTCTACGTTATTTGCCTGTTGATTATCTTGCTGATGAAGCAATGGATCAGCTTACTGAGGAGGATTTAGACCTCATCCTTGTTTCGATTTCGGGAATTGAAGATTCCACCATTGAGCTTAAGGCAAATGCGATGAAATTCTATCAGCGTGCTAAGTTGAGGGTTAAGCAACAAGACCCTTATTACCCCAATGCTCATG ATCCTTCTTTGATGACGGAGATGTTGGAGAAGATTATTTGTAGATTGGATGATTATTATTCTCACCAGAAGGAGAAGCGCAAG TTAAACCTTACAAAGGAGAGGGATGAATTGGCAGCAGCAGTGAAGAAGCTGAGTCATGACTTTGCAAAG GTTGAAGTGGAAGTTGAGAGACCTGGCCAGCTTAAAGCAAGCGGGATGAAGGAAATTGATTTCAAGAAGCAAGCAGAAGTAGAAACCATAGATACTAGAACCTGTGACCAAGCCGTTCCAAAGGCATACACTGAGATGG atgatgatgaaagtgGCTATACAACACATCATTCATACAGTGGCTCTTCAGATGTTGGTAAAACAATTGATGAAGAAG GTCAAACACACAATATTGCTGGAATTCTGTTTTTTCGTCAAGCCAG GAGTTGCCTTTCATATGAGCAATACAGTGCATTTCTTGCTACCATAAAGAAATTCGTTGCTAAGAAACAAACAAGAGAG CTATCTCTGTACACAAGTGATATTCTTGAAGATATGAGCATTATGTTGCAAAACCTCCTTCTACTTAAAAACGAAAACGTATATCCGACAGAAGAAAATCTTAAAGCAATTTGGAAAGGGTCAGACACGACGTTTTCGGAAACCTTACGCTTGGGGCAATTATTTGGTAAAGTTTGCAAAGGTCGTGGACTTCAACAAAGGAAAACTGTTTATCGTCTATCTTTGCATCCACTATGGTACTGTGTGGATCCTAGTATCGGTAATGTTCAGAATCTCTCCAAAGCCTTATTACAAGGCTTATCTTTTGCCCTTCTGAACAACGAAAAGCTGATAAAAGAGATTGAGAAGTCTACATCCGA ATACTCTTGTGCTGCTTGTTTACGTGATCACTGCATCTTTCTTAAAGACTATACTATTGGCGATTGCTTAGTTTTACGACGCCTTTTAGTGGAAGATTTGAAATGGTTGGAGCTATATTATGATCTTAGCTTGGTGCATTTTATTAATAAGGCTACTATTCAAAGCTATGTGTTTGACCACCAGGTATTTTAA
- the LOC123905453 gene encoding uncharacterized protein LOC123905453 isoform X5: MDNPFNRTYEKPCGESRMKIRSVFDGVELRTEFQKIGIDSKFVPIIWKHLFLTLRSSNDWDDDDEWEKHIPFLPSSAYSFLRSNFKTPLSSTLHSVFHSSDNLTSKLLIKLQNGSFVEAVIMRYDTRLGKYAGKPRPGGLRATLCISSQVGCKMGCKFCATGSMGFKSNLSSGEIVEQLVHASTFAQIRNVVFMGMGEPLNNYSAVVESIRIMTGSPFQLSLKRITVSTVGIIHAINKLHNDVPGLNLAVSLHAPAQDIRCQIMPAARAFPLEKLMDSLQEYKRKSLQKILIEYIMLDGVNDEEQHAHLLGKLLETFEVQVVNLIPFNSIGTLSQFKSTSEQKVSNFQKILRGTYNIRTKVRKQMGEDISGACGQLGDLCRYVIANDEFENSGSESENSENSEPESENSEPESENSSETLSENENFAEIICDTYFAPNKAKDTHLVQTDFLDVILTLLWFASPSDERPNHSFQRMLRCLRYLPVDYLADEAMDQLTEEDLDLILVSISGIEDSTIELKANAMKFYQRAKLRVKQQDPYYPNAHDPSLMTEMLEKIICRLDDYYSHQKEKRKLNLTKERDELAAAVKKLSHDFAKVNVCFISVPCLVEVEVERPGQLKASGMKEIDFKKQAEVETIDTRTCDQAVPKAYTEMDDDESGYTTHHSYSGSSDVGKTIDEEGQTHNIAGILFFRQARSCLSYEQYSAFLATIKKFVAKKQTRENRRTQNLFCKC, encoded by the exons ATGGATAACCCTTTCAATCGCACCTATGAGAAACCCTGTGGTGAAAGCAGAATGAAAATCCGATCAGTATTCGACGGCGTTGAGTTGAGAACTGAATTCCAAAAAATTGGCATCGATTCAAAGTTCGTACCAATCATATGGAAGCATCTCTTTCTAACTCTCCGAAGTTCTAACGAttgggatgatgatgatgaatgggAGAAACACATTCCTTTTTTGCCATCTTCAGCCTATTCATTCCTCCGTTCCAACTTCAAAACCCCTCTCTCTTCTACTCTCCACTCCGTTTTCCACTCTTCCGATAACCTCACTTCCAAGCTCCTCATCAAACTCCAG AATGGTTCTTTTGTGGAAGCTGTCATTATGAGATATGATACTCGTTTGGGTAAATACGCCGGTAAACCCCGTCCCGGTGGTCTCAGAGCTACTTTGTGTATTTCTTCTCAG GTTGGATGCAAAATGGGTTGCAAATTCTGTGCAACTGGAAGTATGGGATTCAAAAGTAATTTATCCTCCGGAGAAATTGTCGAACAATTGGTTCATGCATCTACTTTTGCACAAATCCGTAATGTTGTCTTCATG GGAATGGGAGAGCCTCTCAACAACTACTCTGCTGTCGTAGAATCTATTCGTATCATGACTGGGTCGCCATTTCAATTGTCATTAAAAAGGATTACTGTCTCAACG GTTGGCATCATTCATGCTATCAACAAGCTTCATAATGATGTGCCTGGTTTGAATTTGGCTGTCTCACTACATGCACCGGCCCAAGACATCCGTTGCCAGATAATGCCTGCTGCCCGTGCTTTCCCTTTGGAAAAACTTATGGATTCATTGCAAGAATATAAAAGGAAAAG TCTGcagaaaatattaattgaatacATAATGCTTGATGGTGTGAATGATGAAGAGCAGCATGCCCACCTATTAGGAAAACTGCTGGAGACATTTGAAGTG CAGGTAGTGAACTTAATACCTTTCAACTCTATTGGTACATTGAGTCAATTCAAATCTACTAGTGAGCAGAAAGTGTCTAATTTTCAGAAAATTTTACGGGGTACCTATAATATACGAACAAAAGTCCGGAAGCAAATGGGTGAGGACATAAGTGGTGCGTGCGGACAATTGGGTGACCTTTGCAGATACGTGATTGCAAACGATGAATTCGAGAATTCCGGATCTGAATCCGAGAATTCCGAGAATTCCGAACCTGAATCCGAGAATTCAGAACCTGAATCCGAAAATTCCTCTGAAACCTTATCTGAGAACGAGAATTTCGCTGAAATCATATGTGATACATACTTCGCACCCAACAAAGCTAAGGATACACATCTAGTGCAGACCGATTTTCTTGATGTTATTTTGACTTTGCTTTGGTTTGCTTCACCTTCCGATGAACGCCCGAATCATTCCTTTCAAAGGATGCTTCGGTGTCTACGTTATTTGCCTGTTGATTATCTTGCTGATGAAGCAATGGATCAGCTTACTGAGGAGGATTTAGACCTCATCCTTGTTTCGATTTCGGGAATTGAAGATTCCACCATTGAGCTTAAGGCAAATGCGATGAAATTCTATCAGCGTGCTAAGTTGAGGGTTAAGCAACAAGACCCTTATTACCCCAATGCTCATG ATCCTTCTTTGATGACGGAGATGTTGGAGAAGATTATTTGTAGATTGGATGATTATTATTCTCACCAGAAGGAGAAGCGCAAG TTAAACCTTACAAAGGAGAGGGATGAATTGGCAGCAGCAGTGAAGAAGCTGAGTCATGACTTTGCAAAGGTGAATGTTTGTTTCATTTCTGTGCCCTGTCTT GTTGAAGTGGAAGTTGAGAGACCTGGCCAGCTTAAAGCAAGCGGGATGAAGGAAATTGATTTCAAGAAGCAAGCAGAAGTAGAAACCATAGATACTAGAACCTGTGACCAAGCCGTTCCAAAGGCATACACTGAGATGG atgatgatgaaagtgGCTATACAACACATCATTCATACAGTGGCTCTTCAGATGTTGGTAAAACAATTGATGAAGAAG GTCAAACACACAATATTGCTGGAATTCTGTTTTTTCGTCAAGCCAG GAGTTGCCTTTCATATGAGCAATACAGTGCATTTCTTGCTACCATAAAGAAATTCGTTGCTAAGAAACAAACAAGAGAG AACAGAAGAACTCAAAATTTGTTCTGCAAGTGCTGA
- the LOC123905453 gene encoding uncharacterized protein LOC123905453 isoform X3 yields the protein MDNPFNRTYEKPCGESRMKIRSVFDGVELRTEFQKIGIDSKFVPIIWKHLFLTLRSSNDWDDDDEWEKHIPFLPSSAYSFLRSNFKTPLSSTLHSVFHSSDNLTSKLLIKLQNGSFVEAVIMRYDTRLGKYAGKPRPGGLRATLCISSQVGCKMGCKFCATGSMGFKSNLSSGEIVEQLVHASTFAQIRNVVFMGMGEPLNNYSAVVESIRIMTGSPFQLSLKRITVSTVGIIHAINKLHNDVPGLNLAVSLHAPAQDIRCQIMPAARAFPLEKLMDSLQEYKRKSLQKILIEYIMLDGVNDEEQHAHLLGKLLETFEVVVNLIPFNSIGTLSQFKSTSEQKVSNFQKILRGTYNIRTKVRKQMGEDISGACGQLGDLCRYVIANDEFENSGSESENSENSEPESENSEPESENSSETLSENENFAEIICDTYFAPNKAKDTHLVQTDFLDVILTLLWFASPSDERPNHSFQRMLRCLRYLPVDYLADEAMDQLTEEDLDLILVSISGIEDSTIELKANAMKFYQRAKLRVKQQDPYYPNAHDPSLMTEMLEKIICRLDDYYSHQKEKRKLNLTKERDELAAAVKKLSHDFAKVEVEVERPGQLKASGMKEIDFKKQAEVETIDTRTCDQAVPKAYTEMDDDESGYTTHHSYSGSSDVGKTIDEEGQTHNIAGILFFRQARSCLSYEQYSAFLATIKKFVAKKQTRELSLYTSDILEDMSIMLQNLLLLKNENVYPTEENLKAIWKGSDTTFSETLRLGQLFGKVCKGRGLQQRKTVYRLSLHPLWYCVDPSIGNVQNLSKALLQGLSFALLNNEKLIKEIEKSTSEYSCAACLRDHCIFLKDYTIGDCLVLRRLLVEDLKWLELYYDLSLVHFINKATIQSYVFDHQVF from the exons ATGGATAACCCTTTCAATCGCACCTATGAGAAACCCTGTGGTGAAAGCAGAATGAAAATCCGATCAGTATTCGACGGCGTTGAGTTGAGAACTGAATTCCAAAAAATTGGCATCGATTCAAAGTTCGTACCAATCATATGGAAGCATCTCTTTCTAACTCTCCGAAGTTCTAACGAttgggatgatgatgatgaatgggAGAAACACATTCCTTTTTTGCCATCTTCAGCCTATTCATTCCTCCGTTCCAACTTCAAAACCCCTCTCTCTTCTACTCTCCACTCCGTTTTCCACTCTTCCGATAACCTCACTTCCAAGCTCCTCATCAAACTCCAG AATGGTTCTTTTGTGGAAGCTGTCATTATGAGATATGATACTCGTTTGGGTAAATACGCCGGTAAACCCCGTCCCGGTGGTCTCAGAGCTACTTTGTGTATTTCTTCTCAG GTTGGATGCAAAATGGGTTGCAAATTCTGTGCAACTGGAAGTATGGGATTCAAAAGTAATTTATCCTCCGGAGAAATTGTCGAACAATTGGTTCATGCATCTACTTTTGCACAAATCCGTAATGTTGTCTTCATG GGAATGGGAGAGCCTCTCAACAACTACTCTGCTGTCGTAGAATCTATTCGTATCATGACTGGGTCGCCATTTCAATTGTCATTAAAAAGGATTACTGTCTCAACG GTTGGCATCATTCATGCTATCAACAAGCTTCATAATGATGTGCCTGGTTTGAATTTGGCTGTCTCACTACATGCACCGGCCCAAGACATCCGTTGCCAGATAATGCCTGCTGCCCGTGCTTTCCCTTTGGAAAAACTTATGGATTCATTGCAAGAATATAAAAGGAAAAG TCTGcagaaaatattaattgaatacATAATGCTTGATGGTGTGAATGATGAAGAGCAGCATGCCCACCTATTAGGAAAACTGCTGGAGACATTTGAAGTG GTAGTGAACTTAATACCTTTCAACTCTATTGGTACATTGAGTCAATTCAAATCTACTAGTGAGCAGAAAGTGTCTAATTTTCAGAAAATTTTACGGGGTACCTATAATATACGAACAAAAGTCCGGAAGCAAATGGGTGAGGACATAAGTGGTGCGTGCGGACAATTGGGTGACCTTTGCAGATACGTGATTGCAAACGATGAATTCGAGAATTCCGGATCTGAATCCGAGAATTCCGAGAATTCCGAACCTGAATCCGAGAATTCAGAACCTGAATCCGAAAATTCCTCTGAAACCTTATCTGAGAACGAGAATTTCGCTGAAATCATATGTGATACATACTTCGCACCCAACAAAGCTAAGGATACACATCTAGTGCAGACCGATTTTCTTGATGTTATTTTGACTTTGCTTTGGTTTGCTTCACCTTCCGATGAACGCCCGAATCATTCCTTTCAAAGGATGCTTCGGTGTCTACGTTATTTGCCTGTTGATTATCTTGCTGATGAAGCAATGGATCAGCTTACTGAGGAGGATTTAGACCTCATCCTTGTTTCGATTTCGGGAATTGAAGATTCCACCATTGAGCTTAAGGCAAATGCGATGAAATTCTATCAGCGTGCTAAGTTGAGGGTTAAGCAACAAGACCCTTATTACCCCAATGCTCATG ATCCTTCTTTGATGACGGAGATGTTGGAGAAGATTATTTGTAGATTGGATGATTATTATTCTCACCAGAAGGAGAAGCGCAAG TTAAACCTTACAAAGGAGAGGGATGAATTGGCAGCAGCAGTGAAGAAGCTGAGTCATGACTTTGCAAAG GTTGAAGTGGAAGTTGAGAGACCTGGCCAGCTTAAAGCAAGCGGGATGAAGGAAATTGATTTCAAGAAGCAAGCAGAAGTAGAAACCATAGATACTAGAACCTGTGACCAAGCCGTTCCAAAGGCATACACTGAGATGG atgatgatgaaagtgGCTATACAACACATCATTCATACAGTGGCTCTTCAGATGTTGGTAAAACAATTGATGAAGAAG GTCAAACACACAATATTGCTGGAATTCTGTTTTTTCGTCAAGCCAG GAGTTGCCTTTCATATGAGCAATACAGTGCATTTCTTGCTACCATAAAGAAATTCGTTGCTAAGAAACAAACAAGAGAG CTATCTCTGTACACAAGTGATATTCTTGAAGATATGAGCATTATGTTGCAAAACCTCCTTCTACTTAAAAACGAAAACGTATATCCGACAGAAGAAAATCTTAAAGCAATTTGGAAAGGGTCAGACACGACGTTTTCGGAAACCTTACGCTTGGGGCAATTATTTGGTAAAGTTTGCAAAGGTCGTGGACTTCAACAAAGGAAAACTGTTTATCGTCTATCTTTGCATCCACTATGGTACTGTGTGGATCCTAGTATCGGTAATGTTCAGAATCTCTCCAAAGCCTTATTACAAGGCTTATCTTTTGCCCTTCTGAACAACGAAAAGCTGATAAAAGAGATTGAGAAGTCTACATCCGA ATACTCTTGTGCTGCTTGTTTACGTGATCACTGCATCTTTCTTAAAGACTATACTATTGGCGATTGCTTAGTTTTACGACGCCTTTTAGTGGAAGATTTGAAATGGTTGGAGCTATATTATGATCTTAGCTTGGTGCATTTTATTAATAAGGCTACTATTCAAAGCTATGTGTTTGACCACCAGGTATTTTAA